In one Lolium rigidum isolate FL_2022 chromosome 3, APGP_CSIRO_Lrig_0.1, whole genome shotgun sequence genomic region, the following are encoded:
- the LOC124696651 gene encoding probable beta-D-xylosidase 7: MAAIQQGKMSEHDVDRALRNLFTVRMRLGHFDGDPRGSALYGGLGAGDVCSPAHKALSLEAAQDGIVLLKNDAGILPLSRPAVGSAAVIGHNANDPAALYGNYFGPPCEYTTPLQGIQGYVKNVAFLAGCDSAACGFAATGQAAGLVASSDYVIMFMGLSQRQEQEGLDRTSLLLPGQQQNLITAVASAAKRPVILVLLTGGPVDVTFAKSNPKIGAILWAGYPGQAGGLAIAKVLFGEHNPSGRLPMTWYPEDFTRVPMTDMRMRADPATGYPGRSYRFYKGNTVYKFGDGLSYSKFSRQLVVPSTTGNTNLLAGLTATPAADGGASYAVEEIGADGCEQLKFPAVVEVQNHGPLDGKHSVLMFLRWPNATNGRPVNQLVGFRAQHLRAGEKARLRFYVSPCEHFSWANEDGTKVLGAGSHFLSVGKDEYEIRFDP, from the coding sequence ATGGCGGCGATCCAGCAGGGGAAGATGTCCGAGCATGACGTGGACAGGGCCCTCCGGAACCTCTTCACCGTCAGGATGAGGCTAGGCCACTTCGACGGCGACCCGCGGGGCAGCGCGCTCTACGGGGGCCTCGGCGCCGGCGACGTGTGCTCGCCCGCGCACAAGGCGCTCTCCCTCGAGGCAGCACAGGACGGCATCGTCCTCCTCAAGAACGACGCAGGCATCCTCCCGCTTAGCCGACCAGCGGTCGGTTCCGCCGCCGTCATCGGCCATAACGCCAACGACCCCGCCGCGCTCTACGGCAACTACTTCGGCCCGCCGTGCGAGTACACCACGCCGCTGCAGGGAATCCAGGGGTACGTCAAGAACGTCGCGTTCCTCGCCGGGTGCGACTCGGCGGCGTGCGGCTTCGCCGCGACCGGCCAGGCAGCGGGGCTAGTGGCCTCGTCGGATTATGTCATCATGTTCATGGGTCTCAGCCAGAGGCAGGAGCAGGAAGGGCTCGACAGGACGAGCCTTTTGCTGCCTGGGCAGCAGCAGAACCTTATCACCGCGGTCGCCAGCGCGGCGAaacggccggtgatcttggtgctcCTCACCGGCGGTCCGGTCGACGTAACGTTCGCCAAATCGAACCCAAAGATCGGCGCCATTCTGTGGGCGGGGTACCCTGGTCAGGCTGGCGGGCTCGCCATCGCCAAGGTCCTCTTCGGGGAGCACAATCCGAGCGGCAGGCTGCCCATGACGTGGTACCCGGAGGATTTCACCAGGGTGCCCATGACGGACATGCGGATGCGCGCCGACCCGGCCACCGGCTACCCCGGCCGGAGCTACCGCTTCTACAAgggcaacaccgtctacaagttcGGCGACGGCCTCAGCTACTCCAAATTCTCCCGCCAACTAGTTGTCCCTTCAACAACAGGTAACACGAACCTGCTAGCCGGCCTGACCGCCACGCCAGCTGCCGACGGCGGCGCgagctacgctgtggaggagatcggggccgaCGGGTGCGAGCAGCTCAAGTtcccggcggtggtggaggtgcagAACCACGGCCCCCTGGATGGGAAGCACTCGGTGCTCATGTTCCTCCGGTGGCCAAACGCCACGAACGGCCGTCCGGTGAACCAGCTGGTCGGGTTCCGAGCCCAGCATCTCAGGGCCGGCGAGAAGGCCAGGCTGAGGTTTTACGTCAGCCCGTGCGAGCACTTCAGCTGGGCGAATGAGGACGGCACGAAGGTGCTCGGTGCAGGCTCGCATTTCCTCAGTGTTGGCAAGGACGAGTACGAGATCAGGTTCGACCCCTAA
- the LOC124701752 gene encoding methionine--tRNA ligase, chloroplastic/mitochondrial, with product MAAGRAFLCAPASIGATARRLAFASPPLRPLASAPHRRGRARCCASTSSSSDASASAPPPYVLTTPLYYVNAPPHMGSAYTTIAADAVARFQRLLEKRVIFITGTDEHGEKIATSAEASGRNPKEHCDIISNSYKALWADLDIQYDKFIRTTDPKHEAVVNDFYSRVLSSGDIYRADYEGLYCVSCEEYKDEKELTENNCCPVHLKPCAPRKEDNYFFALSKYQHKLEELLTTNPNFVRPSHRLHEVEGWIKSGLRDFSISRASVEWGIPVPNDTKQTIYVWFDALLGYLSASLDDGEQASLQQAVDRGWPASLHLIGKDILRFHAVYWPAMLMSAGISVPHAVFGHGFLTKDGMKMGKSLGNTLEPKDLVDRFGVDAVRYFFLREVEFGNDGDYSEERFINTVNAHLANTIGNLLNRTLGLLKKNCNSTLAFDSIAAADGNSFKNNVENLVDKAKGHYENLSLTSACETILEIGNSGNLYIDEQAPWSCFKQGGESAEKAAKDLVIILETMRIIAIALSPITPSLSLRIYTQLGFTEDQFSTLRWDDTKWGALKAGQAMMEPKPIFAKIETEVEEKGQASPKEGKGGKKKARSKGLVEA from the exons atggccgccgggCGGGCCTTCCTCTGCGCCCCAGCCTCCATCGGAGCCACCGCCCGCAGATTAGCCTTCGCCTCACCCCCTCTCCGGCCCCTCGCCTCCGCGCCCCACCGCCGCGGCCGCGCCCGCTGCTGCGCCTCGACCTCCTCGTCCTCAGATGCCTCCGCATCCGCGCCGCCACCCTACGTGCTCACCACGCCGCTCTACTACGTCAACGCGCCGCCGCACATGGGCAGCGCATACACGAccatcgccgccgacgccgtcgccCGCTTCCAG AGATTGCTAGAGAAGAGGGTTATATTCATTACTGGAACCGATGAACATGGTGAAAAAATCGCCACTTCAGCAGAGGCTAGTGGCAGAAACCCCAAGGAGCACTGCGATATAATTTCAAATTCATACAAGGCGCTTTGGGCTGAT CTAGACAtacagtatgacaagtttattcgcACAACCGATCCTAAGCATGAAGCTGTTGTTAATGACTTCTATTCTAGAGTACTAAGCAGCGGTGACATATATAGAGCTGATTACGAAGGGCTTTACTGTGTGAGCTGTGAGGAGTACAAG GATGAAAAAGAACTGACGGAAAACAATTGCTGTCCTGTGCATCTGAAGCCTTGTGCACCTAGAAAGGAAGATAACTATTTCTTTGCCTTATCAAAATATCAGCATAAGTTAGAAGAGCTACTGACAACAAATCCTAATTTTGTAAGGCCATCACATCGCTTGCACGAG GTCGAAGGCTGGATTAAAAGTGGACTGAGAGACTTCTCTATTTCTCGTGCATCTGTCGAATGGGGCATTCCTGTGCCCAATGACACCAAGCAAACAATATACGTGTGGTTTGATGCCTTATTAGG TTATCTTTCAGCGTCTCTAGATGATGGGGAGCAGGCAAGTTTACAGCAAGCTGTTGATCGTGGTTGGCCTGCCTCTCTACACCTGATAGGAAAG GACATATTGCGGTTTCATGCAGTTTATTGGCCAGCAATGCTAATGTCAGCAGGGATAAGCGTTCCTCATGCAGTTTTTGGTCATGGATTCTTGACAAAG GATGgcatgaagatggggaaatcattaGGCAACACACTTGAACCAAAGGATCTGGTTGACAGATTTGGAGTAGATGCTGTTAGGTACTTCTTCTTGCGAGAAGTAGAATTCGGGAATGATGGGGACTATTCAGAAGAACGCTTTATCAATACAGTCAACGCACATCTTGCTAACACAATCG GAAACCTCCTCAACCGGACACTTGGTCTCCTAAAAAAGAACTGTAACTCTACATTAGCTTTTGATTCAATTGCTGCTGCCGATGGCAATTCATTCAAGAATAATGTTGAAAACTTG GTGGACAAGGCGAAGGGCCATTATGAAAATCTTTCGTTGACATCAGCATGCGAAACTATTCTAGAAATTGGTAACTCAGGAAATCTGTACATTGATGAGCAAGCACCATGGTCTTGTTTCAAGCAAGGGGGTGAGAGTGCTGAAAAGGCTGCAAAG GATCTCGTCATTATTCTAGAGACAATGAGAATAATTGCAATAGCGTTGTCTCCAATCACTCCAAGCCTTTCCTTGAGGATTTATACACAGCTTGGTTTCACAGAGGACCAGTTTAGTACATTGAGATGG GATGATACCAAATGGGGAGCCCTTAAAGCAGGTCAGGCAATGATGGAGCCAAAGCCAATATTCGCAAAAATAGAAACCGAAGTTGAAGAGAAAGGTCAAGCAAGTCCAAAGGAAGGGAAGGGTGGGAAGAAGAAAGCACGTAGTAAAGGACTTGTGGAGGCATGA
- the LOC124694985 gene encoding cysteine proteinase inhibitor 8-like — protein sequence MRTVFLLLLVMGVVAVIQAAAMPAAPTFGLFGGSHPRPLDHPSIQGLRERAEAEHVKRRADDRMIYGGLSPIRNIYHPKIQGLGQWAVAEHVKRANDGLKFGRVVGGEDQLVAGMNYFLLIQALNGNGLYKAQVYEPLEESPNNARQLVSFGPAN from the coding sequence ATGAGGACCGTCTTCCTCCTGCTTCTTGTCATGGGCGTCGTGGCCGTGATTCAAGCCGCCGCCATGCCTGCCGCCCCGACGTTCGGGCTGTTCGGCGGATCGCACCCGCGCCCGCTCGACCACCCGAGTATCCAGGGGCTCCGCGAGCGGGCGGAGGCGGAGCACGTCAAGCGGCGTGCGGACGACAGGATGATCTACGGCGGATTGAGCCCGATCAGGAACATCTACCACCCCAAGATCCAGGGGCTCGGCCAGTGGGCGGTGGCGGAGCACGTCAAGCGCGCCAACGACGGGCTCAAGTTCGGCAGGGTGGTCGGCGGCGAGGATCAGCTTGTGGCCGGCATGAACTACTTCTTGCTCATCCAGGCGCTCAACGGCAACGGCTTGTACAAGGCGCAGGTGTACGAGCCCCTGGAGGAGAGTCCGAACAACGCACGCCAGCTCGTCTCCTTCGGCCCCGCCAACTGA